A part of Jiangella alba genomic DNA contains:
- a CDS encoding Bax inhibitor-1/YccA family protein, whose amino-acid sequence MQGNNPIFGRAEGFNGRHATYDAAAPSAEELQNMYAAPSATPVQTGRMTYDDVIMKTGITFAVLLAGAVVGWMNPGLAMIGLIVGLVLGLVNAFKRNPSPPLILAYAAFEGVFVGGISQIFENYAISGRPLDGIVAQAVLGTLAVFGATLLVYRSGKVRVTPKFRRGVMIALIGYGIFSLVNLLFMWFGSSDSAFGFRDGAFGMLIGVFAVGLAAFCLILDFDFIENGVKQGLPAKFAWTAAFGLTVTLVWLYLEILRLLAILRGE is encoded by the coding sequence ATGCAGGGAAACAACCCGATCTTCGGCCGGGCTGAGGGCTTCAACGGACGGCACGCGACCTACGACGCCGCCGCGCCGAGTGCTGAAGAACTGCAGAACATGTACGCCGCGCCGTCGGCGACCCCGGTTCAGACCGGGCGGATGACGTACGACGACGTCATCATGAAGACCGGCATCACCTTCGCGGTGCTGCTCGCCGGCGCCGTCGTCGGCTGGATGAACCCGGGCCTGGCCATGATCGGCCTGATCGTCGGTCTGGTGCTCGGTCTGGTCAACGCGTTCAAGCGCAACCCGTCGCCGCCGCTGATCCTCGCCTACGCCGCGTTCGAGGGCGTGTTCGTCGGTGGCATCAGCCAGATCTTCGAGAACTACGCCATCTCCGGCCGCCCGCTCGACGGCATCGTCGCGCAGGCGGTGCTCGGCACGCTGGCCGTGTTCGGGGCCACGTTGCTGGTCTACCGCAGCGGCAAGGTCCGGGTGACGCCGAAGTTCCGCCGCGGCGTCATGATCGCGCTCATCGGCTACGGCATCTTCAGCCTGGTCAACCTGCTGTTCATGTGGTTCGGCTCGTCCGACAGCGCGTTCGGTTTCCGCGACGGCGCCTTCGGCATGCTGATCGGCGTGTTCGCGGTCGGCCTGGCGGCGTTCTGCCTGATCCTCGACTTCGACTTCATCGAGAACGGCGTCAAGCAGGGCCTGCCGGCCAAGTTCGCCTGGACGGCGGCGTTCGGCCTCACCGTCACGCTGGTCTGGCTGTACCTCGAGATCCTGCGGCTGCTGGCCATCCTCCGGGGTGAATGA
- a CDS encoding DUF4287 domain-containing protein: MSLNHSDETHRNLLARVPGVTGRELPEWFAALEAGPSFLRFDDRVRWLRDEHGLAHGHATAIVHEADLRRAARNFG, translated from the coding sequence ATGAGCCTGAATCACTCCGACGAGACCCATCGCAATCTTCTCGCCCGCGTTCCCGGCGTCACCGGGCGAGAACTTCCGGAGTGGTTCGCGGCCTTGGAGGCCGGACCGTCCTTCCTGCGGTTCGACGACCGCGTGAGGTGGCTCCGCGACGAACACGGACTCGCGCACGGACACGCCACGGCCATCGTGCACGAGGCCGACCTGCGCCGCGCCGCCCGCAACTTCGGCTGA
- a CDS encoding acetyl-CoA C-acetyltransferase — protein MPEAVIVATARSPIGRAYKGSLVDVRPDDLATATIRAALDQIPALDPTTIDDLYVGCAEPRDEQGGNVARRIAVQLGLDDLPAATINRFCASSVQTARMAFHAIKAGEGDVFVSAGVECVSRYVGFGGAGVDPVETQNPAFAEAQARTARYAETNETWHDPRTDGRLPDIYIQMGQTAENVATYAGVTRADQDEFAVLSQSRAEQAVKDGFFAREIVPITRPDGQVVDTDDSPRPGTTLEKLAALQPVFRPDGTVTAGNCTPLNDGAAAVVIMSDTRARELGLTPLARIVATATSALSPEIMGLGPVESTRRALDRAGMTIGDVDLVEINEAFAAQVVPSARQLGIDHDKLNVHGGAIALGHPFGSTGARIMTTLVNGLRTRDASIGLETMCVGGGQGMAIILERMG, from the coding sequence ATGCCCGAGGCAGTCATCGTCGCCACCGCGCGGTCGCCCATCGGGCGGGCCTACAAGGGGTCGCTGGTCGACGTGCGGCCGGACGACCTTGCCACGGCGACCATCCGGGCGGCGCTCGACCAGATCCCCGCGCTCGACCCCACCACCATCGACGACCTCTACGTCGGCTGCGCCGAGCCGCGCGACGAGCAGGGCGGCAACGTCGCCCGCCGCATCGCCGTACAGCTCGGCCTCGACGACCTGCCGGCGGCGACGATCAACCGGTTCTGCGCGTCGTCGGTGCAGACGGCCCGCATGGCGTTCCACGCGATCAAGGCCGGCGAGGGCGACGTGTTCGTGTCGGCCGGGGTCGAGTGCGTGTCGCGCTACGTCGGCTTCGGCGGCGCCGGCGTCGACCCGGTCGAGACGCAGAACCCGGCGTTCGCCGAGGCGCAGGCGCGCACGGCCCGGTACGCCGAGACCAACGAGACGTGGCACGACCCCCGCACCGACGGCCGGCTGCCCGACATCTACATCCAGATGGGCCAGACCGCCGAGAACGTCGCCACCTACGCCGGCGTCACCCGCGCCGACCAGGACGAGTTCGCCGTCCTCTCCCAGTCGCGGGCCGAGCAGGCGGTGAAGGACGGCTTCTTCGCCCGCGAGATCGTCCCCATCACCCGGCCCGACGGCCAGGTCGTCGACACCGACGACAGCCCGCGGCCGGGCACCACGCTGGAGAAGCTGGCCGCGTTGCAGCCGGTGTTCCGGCCGGACGGCACGGTGACGGCGGGCAACTGCACGCCGCTCAACGACGGCGCCGCGGCCGTCGTCATCATGTCCGACACCCGCGCCCGAGAGCTGGGCCTGACACCGCTCGCCCGCATCGTCGCGACGGCCACGTCGGCGCTCTCGCCGGAGATCATGGGCCTCGGCCCGGTCGAGTCGACCCGCCGGGCGCTCGACCGCGCCGGCATGACCATCGGCGACGTCGACCTCGTCGAGATCAACGAGGCGTTCGCCGCCCAGGTGGTCCCGAGCGCGCGGCAGCTCGGCATCGACCACGACAAGCTCAACGTGCACGGCGGCGCCATCGCGCTCGGCCACCCGTTCGGCTCCACCGGCGCGCGCATCATGACCACGCTGGTGAACGGCCTGCGCACGCGCGACGCGTCGATCGGCCTCGAGACGATGTGCGTCGGCGGCGGCCAGGGGATGGCGATCATCCTCGAGCGCATGGGCTGA
- a CDS encoding SGNH/GDSL hydrolase family protein, translating to MVSARTARRLAAAAAYGGGGLSLLGAAGYGLLRLQAKLARRTITGRPLGGPPDPDGRYGDGDDPPLSFVVAGDSAAAGYGVATAEETPGALLAAGLAEVAHRPVTLTTVAQVGAQTADLADQLDRAKAADPDVALIIVGGNDITHQVQLAESVRLLDDAVRRLRDAGCQVVVGTCPDLGTIRPIRPPLRWLARHASRQLAAAQTMAVVAAGGRTVSLGSILGPEFEAAPGELFSEDQFHPSSAGYAHAAAAVLPSLIGALGLWAPGDETPELGRGDSVLPVSLAAVAAADHAGTEVAAATLGGRARGPRGPWAQLRNRRRRPLPEAPERV from the coding sequence ATGGTCAGCGCTCGGACGGCACGTCGTCTCGCCGCTGCCGCCGCGTACGGGGGTGGAGGGCTCAGCCTGCTCGGCGCCGCCGGCTACGGACTCCTGCGGTTGCAGGCGAAGCTGGCCCGGCGCACCATCACCGGCCGCCCGCTTGGCGGCCCGCCCGACCCCGACGGCCGCTACGGCGACGGCGACGACCCGCCGCTCTCGTTCGTCGTGGCCGGCGACTCCGCGGCGGCCGGGTACGGCGTCGCGACCGCCGAGGAGACGCCCGGCGCGCTGCTCGCCGCCGGCCTGGCCGAGGTCGCGCACCGCCCGGTCACCCTCACCACGGTCGCGCAGGTGGGCGCCCAGACGGCCGACCTCGCCGACCAGCTCGACCGCGCGAAGGCCGCCGACCCCGACGTCGCGCTGATCATCGTCGGCGGCAACGACATCACCCACCAGGTGCAACTGGCCGAGTCCGTCCGGCTGCTCGACGACGCCGTGCGGCGGCTGCGCGACGCCGGCTGCCAGGTGGTCGTCGGCACCTGCCCCGACCTCGGCACCATCCGGCCCATCCGCCCGCCGCTGCGCTGGCTGGCCCGGCACGCGAGCCGGCAGCTGGCCGCCGCCCAGACCATGGCCGTCGTCGCGGCCGGTGGCCGTACCGTCTCGCTCGGCTCCATCCTCGGCCCCGAGTTCGAGGCGGCACCCGGCGAGCTGTTCAGCGAGGACCAGTTCCACCCGTCGTCGGCCGGCTACGCGCACGCGGCCGCCGCCGTGCTGCCGTCGCTGATCGGCGCGCTCGGCCTGTGGGCGCCCGGCGACGAGACGCCCGAGCTCGGCCGCGGCGACAGCGTGCTGCCGGTGTCGCTCGCGGCGGTCGCGGCCGCCGACCACGCCGGCACCGAGGTCGCCGCCGCGACGCTCGGCGGCCGGGCCCGCGGGCCGCGCGGCCCCTGGGCCCAGCTACGCAACCGCCGGCGCCGCCCGCTCCCCGAGGCGCCCGAGCGAGTCTGA
- a CDS encoding cystathionine beta-synthase — protein sequence MEYYESVLDLIGNTPLVRLSTVADGLPATVLAKVEYLNPGGSVKDRIATRMIEDAEKAGLIGPGGTIVEPTSGNTGVGLALAAQRKGYRCIFVCPDKVSEDKRNVLKAYGAEVVVCPTAVAPEDPDSYYSVSDRLVRETPGAWKPDQYSNPANPRSHYETTGPELWKQTDGRITHFVAGIGTGGTITGVGRYLKEVSGGRVKVVGADPEGSVYSGGTGRPYLVEGVGEDFWPTTYDSDVCDEIVAVSDKDSFDMTRRLAREEGLLVGGSCGLAVVAALRVAERAGPDDVVVVLLPDGGRGYLSKVFDDAWMTSYGFLPPVEGATVGDVLRGKSGEMPALVHTHPGETVADAVHILREYNVSQMPVVRAEPPVMAAEVAGAVVERDLLDALFTGAAHLTDRVEQHLSKPLPMVGAGEAVTAAVDALRTADALLVVDDGKPVGVLTRIDLLGYAATI from the coding sequence GTGGAGTACTACGAGAGCGTCCTCGACCTCATCGGCAACACCCCGCTGGTCCGGCTGAGCACCGTCGCCGACGGGCTGCCGGCCACCGTGCTGGCGAAGGTCGAGTACCTGAACCCGGGCGGCTCGGTGAAGGACCGCATCGCCACCCGCATGATCGAGGACGCCGAGAAGGCCGGCCTCATCGGGCCCGGCGGCACCATCGTCGAGCCGACCAGTGGCAACACCGGCGTCGGGCTGGCGCTGGCGGCGCAGCGCAAGGGCTACCGCTGCATCTTCGTCTGCCCCGACAAGGTGAGCGAGGACAAGCGGAACGTGCTCAAGGCGTACGGCGCCGAGGTCGTGGTCTGCCCCACGGCGGTCGCGCCGGAGGACCCCGACTCCTACTACTCGGTGTCCGACCGCCTGGTCCGCGAGACCCCTGGCGCCTGGAAGCCCGACCAGTACTCCAACCCGGCGAACCCGCGCTCGCACTACGAGACCACCGGCCCGGAGCTGTGGAAGCAGACCGACGGCCGCATCACCCACTTCGTCGCGGGCATCGGCACCGGCGGCACCATCACCGGCGTCGGGCGTTACCTCAAGGAGGTGTCCGGCGGCCGGGTGAAGGTCGTCGGCGCCGACCCCGAGGGCTCGGTCTACTCCGGAGGCACGGGCCGGCCGTACCTCGTCGAGGGCGTCGGCGAGGACTTCTGGCCCACCACCTACGACTCCGACGTCTGCGACGAGATCGTCGCGGTGTCCGACAAGGACTCCTTCGACATGACCCGCCGGCTGGCCCGCGAGGAGGGCCTGCTGGTCGGCGGCTCCTGCGGGCTGGCCGTCGTGGCCGCGCTGCGGGTGGCCGAGCGGGCCGGCCCCGACGACGTCGTGGTGGTGCTGCTGCCCGACGGCGGCCGCGGCTACCTGTCCAAGGTCTTCGACGACGCCTGGATGACGTCGTACGGCTTCCTGCCGCCGGTCGAGGGCGCCACCGTCGGCGACGTCCTGCGCGGCAAGTCCGGCGAGATGCCGGCGCTGGTGCACACCCACCCGGGCGAGACCGTCGCCGACGCCGTCCACATCCTGCGCGAGTACAACGTGTCGCAGATGCCGGTCGTGCGGGCCGAACCGCCGGTCATGGCCGCCGAGGTGGCCGGCGCCGTCGTCGAGCGCGACCTCCTCGACGCGCTGTTCACTGGCGCCGCGCACCTCACCGACCGCGTCGAGCAGCACCTGTCGAAGCCGCTGCCCATGGTCGGCGCCGGCGAGGCCGTCACCGCGGCCGTCGACGCCCTGCGCACGGCCGACGCGCTGCTCGTCGTCGACGACGGCAAGCCGGTGGGCGTGCTGACCCGCATCGACCTCCTCGGCTACGCCGCCACGATCTGA
- a CDS encoding glucose 1-dehydrogenase codes for MPLSGKAALVTGGSRGIGRAIVQRLARDGAQVVFSYQSNDDAADSVVEAVRAGGGAAHAVRADQGDLDAVRALLDTATDRLGGLDILVNNAAASEPAPIDDVTEADFDRVMTINAKAPFFAIQHAGRTMRDDGRIVSISTLNTVIPGPGGALYTASKAALERFTAIAARELGPRRITVNAISPGAIDTDLLRSTNPPEALALAETYSALGRLGQPADIADVVAFLAGPDSRFITGQNLRVTGGYLI; via the coding sequence ATGCCGCTGAGCGGCAAGGCCGCGCTGGTCACCGGCGGGTCCCGCGGCATCGGACGGGCCATCGTGCAGCGGCTGGCCCGCGACGGCGCGCAGGTCGTGTTCAGCTATCAGAGCAACGACGACGCGGCTGACTCCGTCGTCGAGGCGGTGCGGGCCGGTGGCGGCGCCGCGCACGCCGTCCGGGCCGACCAGGGTGACCTCGACGCCGTCCGCGCCCTGCTCGACACCGCGACCGACCGTCTCGGCGGCCTGGACATCCTGGTCAACAACGCCGCCGCCAGCGAGCCGGCGCCCATCGACGACGTCACCGAGGCCGACTTCGACCGCGTCATGACGATCAACGCGAAGGCGCCGTTCTTCGCCATCCAGCACGCCGGTCGCACCATGCGCGACGACGGCCGCATCGTCAGCATCTCGACGCTGAACACGGTGATCCCGGGCCCCGGCGGCGCGCTCTACACCGCCAGCAAGGCCGCGCTGGAGCGGTTCACGGCCATCGCGGCGCGCGAGCTCGGCCCGCGGCGCATCACCGTCAACGCCATCTCGCCAGGCGCCATCGACACCGACCTCTTGCGCTCGACCAACCCGCCGGAGGCGCTGGCCCTCGCCGAGACGTACAGCGCGCTCGGCCGGCTCGGGCAGCCGGCCGACATCGCCGACGTCGTGGCGTTCCTGGCCGGGCCCGACTCGCGCTTCATCACCGGGCAGAACCTGCGGGTAACCGGCGGCTACCTGATCTGA